In Microbulbifer sp. THAF38, the sequence GAGCAGGATTATCTTGATGTGTATGCAAATATTCACCTTTACAATATCGAATTACACGGGACTCATAGTAATAACGATGTGGCCCAGACGCTCCATAACACTTATCTAAAGCTCTAGTAACGGATCCAACCAATTGATCTCGCACCCATAATAAAGGTTCATGGCGTTCTACCCAGGTTTCAGAGCTGGTTCTTGAATCACCTACAAAATTATCCGCGGTATATCCAACCCGTCCAGAACGTAGCCAATGCCCATGTTGCTCGGCGGCTTTAATGATTTCGCTACATACCACTGGGGATAGAGCTTCTTGTGTGTAGCTAACTATTTCAGGCGGCAGCATTAGAATCCTCCTTTATTGTTATTAACTCAGCTGAGTCAGCAACAATATCTTCATGCGCAGCCATCCAACAAAGTAAAATGTACTTGTTATCACTTTCCGGTGGAAAAGCTTCATGTAAATAATTGTCTGAAACAGGAAAAATGAGTGCACTTCCTGGGTTTGTATGGCAAGTTACTTCCTGCTCAGGAAAAAAAACCTGCCCACCACTACAATAATTAAGATGAATAATCACCGTTAATTGGCGCCATTCATCTTCGCGACAGTGACGTAAATCGGTATGTATCCGAAAATAACCATCAGGCCGATAACGAACGACACGGGTAGGTTCCGCAACTAAGTGACCATGTACACTTGCAACATTCTTCCGATATAATTCAGCTAGACACTGATAGCGTTCTAGTAAACGCTGCTCTAACTCTTTAAACTCAGGGTTTCTAAACAACCAAATTTCATGACAACGGCGGTTGCGTAGACTCACTACGTTATCACTACCATCCTCTAGAACCACACGGCCAGGTTCATTGAACCCAACAGATTCGCTGAGTTCTATAATTTTTCGACACTCTTCTTTAGTAAATACATCGTGTACATAGACAATACGAGGGTCATCTGTGCGTTCTATCTTCACTGTGACCTCCTACGGAATGTGACTATTTATCCCTACACTAAAGTCCATACCAATCCCCCCCCCCATACTGGAATATTTGGTGGCTATTAGCTTAGTGGTTTTATCAAAAGGATACGAACTTTGCCCAGATAATTTAATCCTAATCCTAGTTCCACAGGTACTGTTACCTATAGATGTACGATGACGGTAGGCGTAACGAGTGCCATTAATGGCTGCAAGTGAACCTACTGATGGAGAAGCCCCTACTATATTTGAATTATCACCAGATACGCTTGCATTATCGAAACGCAACTGAAAGTTATCACCCACAGTACTACTAGTCGGCGTTACCCATGCAGAGCCTTTGATAGCTGTACCGTTATTACGTACTGTATATATATATCCATTCCTTGCCACCTGAATTTTTATAGTCGCAGTAAGGGTCGAGGTAGCAGTATAACTAGCACTGATATTTGCCGGATGTAGCTGATAATGGCGAAAAGTAATAGTTAACGTATTACTATAAACAGTCCCCACACCATCAGTAACCTTACAGCGATACTGACTAGTAGTTATTTGCCCGCTCACATTACGGCTGAGGGTTACACTTCTACCATTTGCAGATACCGACAAGGTTGTACCACTCACCTTTTCCCAAGTGTATTTAAAATTACCCGACCCATTACTTGGCTGACTACAAGTTAGGGTTGTACTGCAAGTCACTGAACCTGTACCAGCATTTTTTTTAAGCGTTGTGCCAGATAAGGATGGTGTACTCATGGCAACATAGTCAGTCGCACCATAAAAATCAGCGCTATCCGCAGCGCCAGAAGTAGGCACACTACTATTTTGCGAAATACTTGGTACATAGCTGCCACCTCGGTAATACTGTGATGTATTACCGGCACCACTCTGCCCAAATACACTCTGCAAGTTTGCGCTGCTGGCCTGGCCACTCTTGGGCATAGTTGCCATAGTTATCCCCGTTGATTCTTTTGTTCACTCTGCAGAAAAATTTTCATTGTTTTTCTGCAATCCAGAATGATCTCTGCTTGCTCCTTCAGACGCGTTTCTTGATCTTTGCACACTTCTACAAGCAATCCCGTCACGGCGTTATAATCAGCTTGATCATAGCGCTTTCCATATTTTTTAAATTTAGATTTATAAACTGTGCGCGGTAGTGCCCTGCGGATATCCGGGCTCATTAAACCACCAGATCCACGGCCACTGTCTTTCCAATCAAAAAGCACGCCGTTAAGCTTTTCCAAACGCGTTATGGGCTTATCTATCTTGCGCACATTGGTTTTCAATATTGGATCTGAGCCAACCGAGCTTGATTGCCAATATACATGCCCATCCGCATGGAAATTACCGGAAGATACATCAAACAGATATTTTGTTGTGGTACCAGAGCGGATATATAGGTCACCCGTATGCAAGCTCAAATAGCCGTGACTTCCGTTATGCGTCATGCGCATATCGGCTTCATTACCCCAGCGAATCTCCTTGCTATCCTGCCATTCAGTATGTCCACTTACATTATCATTGGTATCTGAACGAATCAGTTGAGAGCCATGTAAGTTATCAACAGTGTCTGCGTTAGCTGCGTTAGAAGCACTGCCAGCACTTCCCGCATTGCTGGCATAACTAACACTTAAATTCAGTGAGAGATTGCCATTGTTATCAAAGCTGGCTGAACCACTACCGTTACCGTTTACTGAAACAGTACCACCAGATTTTACTGCGCCAATTTCTGCCGGAGTCGGCTTTTGGTCTTCATGGTAGATTTTCTTTTTATTACCGTAATATAGTCCAACAGATTTTTTAATATAAGCTGCACTGGGCTCATCGACTTGCCAAGCTGCTTCATTATTATAGGAAATCGTGACACCATTCGATTTGGTAGCCCCCAGTTCGAATACACTAACACCAAAAAAATCAACAGATTTTTGCACCCAGAGTTCGACCGGTTGACCGTATCCAGCAGAGATCAAACGAAAAGCATCGTCTTTAAAAGCTTCACCATGGTTGAAGGCGAAAGTGACACCGCTATCCGATACCAAAGTTCCGGGTTCGGTTGTCTGAACTATCATCACGCTCACCATCGCATGACCACGAGCTCCAGAGCTATTGGTGCTCAAAAGCAATACTAAGGATGCATTAGCGTATTTATTATTTGGCATATTAAGTGTGGCTACCTTTGCCCAATAATTTGCCGTATTACTTCCTGCATTTTGCAAGTTACAGACTCTTCGCCCTAAACCCTCCATGGGAAATGGCCCTATATCTCCTTTTGTTCCGTCGGTATAGGATACCCGAAGAACTCCATCAGTCATTATTTCCATTGTGGAAATACCGCGACCAGTATTTCCCTTAGGACCGGCCAGGGAACCGATAACAGTCCAATTACCTGAATTTTTGCCATAAAGAATTTTACTAGAACTGGCTAAGTCCACATAATAATCGCCATCGCGGCCTAGATTTTTTGCAGGGATACCATTATCTGCAAGAATACCGAAACCCTGCTCACCCTGAATCCCTTGGATGCCTTTATCGCCTTTATCGCCTTTATTCCCTCTTGGCCCTTGTGGACCTCGCAGATTTCTAAGCTTTGCCCAGCTATTGCTTTTTTTCCCGTAAATGTCAGCGCTATCATAATCAAGATACTGATCGCCATTATTTCCGAGTCCATTCGCAGGAACACCGCTACCCCAATGTAACGTTGCACCCTGCGGGCCTGTCGGGCCGGAGGGACCAGCCACCCCGCTCTGGGCCAATGTTAATTTCTGAGTAATTTCGCTCATAGTCTTCTC encodes:
- a CDS encoding 2OG-Fe(II) oxygenase; the encoded protein is MLPPEIVSYTQEALSPVVCSEIIKAAEQHGHWLRSGRVGYTADNFVGDSRTSSETWVERHEPLLWVRDQLVGSVTRALDKCYGASGPHRYYYESRVIRYCKGEYLHTHQDNPAPLNYLDNPDHGARSGFYHFGRRKELTLVVYLNDNYQGGQLNFFQSGESVAPNAGDLVLFSPLELHQSLPVLEGTKYILTNALFYAD
- a CDS encoding 2OG-Fe(II) oxygenase, whose amino-acid sequence is MKIERTDDPRIVYVHDVFTKEECRKIIELSESVGFNEPGRVVLEDGSDNVVSLRNRRCHEIWLFRNPEFKELEQRLLERYQCLAELYRKNVASVHGHLVAEPTRVVRYRPDGYFRIHTDLRHCREDEWRQLTVIIHLNYCSGGQVFFPEQEVTCHTNPGSALIFPVSDNYLHEAFPPESDNKYILLCWMAAHEDIVADSAELITIKEDSNAAA
- a CDS encoding collagen-like protein, which codes for MSEITQKLTLAQSGVAGPSGPTGPQGATLHWGSGVPANGLGNNGDQYLDYDSADIYGKKSNSWAKLRNLRGPQGPRGNKGDKGDKGIQGIQGEQGFGILADNGIPAKNLGRDGDYYVDLASSSKILYGKNSGNWTVIGSLAGPKGNTGRGISTMEIMTDGVLRVSYTDGTKGDIGPFPMEGLGRRVCNLQNAGSNTANYWAKVATLNMPNNKYANASLVLLLSTNSSGARGHAMVSVMIVQTTEPGTLVSDSGVTFAFNHGEAFKDDAFRLISAGYGQPVELWVQKSVDFFGVSVFELGATKSNGVTISYNNEAAWQVDEPSAAYIKKSVGLYYGNKKKIYHEDQKPTPAEIGAVKSGGTVSVNGNGSGSASFDNNGNLSLNLSVSYASNAGSAGSASNAANADTVDNLHGSQLIRSDTNDNVSGHTEWQDSKEIRWGNEADMRMTHNGSHGYLSLHTGDLYIRSGTTTKYLFDVSSGNFHADGHVYWQSSSVGSDPILKTNVRKIDKPITRLEKLNGVLFDWKDSGRGSGGLMSPDIRRALPRTVYKSKFKKYGKRYDQADYNAVTGLLVEVCKDQETRLKEQAEIILDCRKTMKIFLQSEQKNQRG